ATAGGAATTTTACCTGTTATCATGGCGGTTATTCTTCTTTTAGCTTTGATTTTTGGACTTAAAGTAGGCAACGGTGCGATATTTACTTCCGAAAAAGGTCCTGGTGCTATGCATGCAAGCATACTTGTTTCGCTTGTTGCAAGCGTAATTATCGGCATATTTATGCAAAAAAGTAAATTTTGTAGCGTAGGCGCTTTTAGTAAAGCGTTTAGAGGTGATTTTTCGATGTTTTCCGGCATTATTAGCATTATCATTTTTGCCACAATAGCAAACATTATCTTTGGTCAATACAAATTCGGTTTTGAAGGACAGCCTATCGCGCACAACCAATACATCTGGAACTTTTTGGGCATGATGTTGGCAGGTCTTTGCTTTAGCCTAAGCGAGGGTTGCCCTGGTAAACATTTAGTGCAGATGGGAACCGGAAATTTAAGCTCAGTGATCTTTGTTATCGGCATGATGGCAGGAGCAGCATTTGCTCACAACTTCATACTTGCAAGTTCACCAAAAGGTATAACGGACGCTGCGCCTTATGCGCTTTTGATCGGTTTTGCTTTTGCTGTTTATGTTGGAGTATTTAATAAAAAAGTAACAGCCTAATGGTTAAAGACGGGGTGAAATTTATCACTCCGTTTATCTTATCACGCCAAAAGTCCAGCACCGTTTATCGCCTGAGAGCGATCTTTGGCATAAATTCTCTCGCCATCTATCACATCGTATTTCCAAATCGGTGCATTTGCCTTAAAATCCTCGACAAATTCATTTATAAGTCTTAATGCAACCTTCCTTTGTGGGCTTACGACACCTGCTATATACGAGCTAGTATGCACTGCCACATCACCTTTTGAGTGAGCAAAAAGCACAAACGCTCCCTGTTCTGCCGCCCTTTGCTCCCAAGCGTTAAACCATTTTTTCAGTATGGGCTCATACACATCAAAGCTTAGCGCGCTTATGCCACCCTCTTCACGCACGATACCAGTAAAGGTAATGAGCGCTCCGCAGTTTTTATCTTTAACATCGTTATACCAACGATTTGTTATCTTGCAAACATCAAGACTTCCGTCGTAAAGTTCCATCTCAACCTCCGCAAATCGGTGGCAATATAGAAATTTTATCGCCATCTTTTAGAGGTGTATCAAGACTTGTTACAACATCGTCATTAACCGCTACTGCACAAATTTTAAGCCACTCATTTAGCTCAAGCTCGTTGTATTCGCTAAGTTTTTCTTTTACTTCACCCAAATTTGACGCTTGCATTTTGATATTTTGAAATTTAATAGGTCCTAAAAATTCAATCTCTACCATACAAATCCTTAACAATTTTGTCTTCGTTCGTATGATAAAATAAAGGCGATTAAGCAAAGCTTAACAGCACTTAAACAAGAGATAAATTACAAATTCATATCGTTAAAAACTCCGACATGACGCCTGATAAATATGTAAAGCCATAAATTTATATTAACTTTGATAAAATTAAGCTTTGAAAATTTAAGGAGCCAAAATGAAACATATTTTAATCATCGGGGCTGGCGGAGTAAGCCAAGTAGCGACCGTAAAATGCGCTATGAATAGTGATGTTTTTAGCAAGATAACCCTTGCAAGCCGTACAAAAAGCAAGTGCGATAATATAGCTAAATTTATAAAAGAGCGTTTGGGTGTCACTATAGATACAGCAAGCATAGACGCTGACGATACGGACGCTGTAGTAGAGCTTATTAAAAAAACGGGTGCAGACCTACTGCTAAATGTGGCACTTCCATATCAAGACCTAACGCTTATGGAAGCGTGCATGAAAGCTGGTATCCCATACATCGATACCGCAAACTACGAACACCCAGACACTGCTAAATTTGAGTATAAACTGCAATGGGCGAAGGATGAAAATTTCAAAAAGGCAAATACAATGGCACTTCTAGGCTCAGGATTTGACCCAGGCGTGACAAACGTATTTTGCGCCTACGCACAGCAAAATTTATTTGACGAGATTCACGAGATAGATATCCTAGACTGCAACGCAGGCGATCACGGACATGCATTCGCAACAAACTTCAACCCTGAAATCAACCTACGCGAAGTAAGCTCAAAGGGCAGATACTGGGAAAACGGCAAGTGGATAGAAACTGAGCCTATGGAGATAGGATTTAAGTGGGACTACCCAAAAGTAGGCGTGAAAGACAGCTACTTACTATACCACGAGGAGCTTGAAAGTCTAGTGCAAAACATCAAAGGACTTAAGCGCATCCGCTTCTTTATGACATTTGGACAAAGCTATCTAACGCATATGAAGTGCCTAGAAAACGTGGGTATGCTACGCATAGACGAAGTCGAGCATAACGGCGTAAAGATCGTGCCTATACAGTTTCTAAAGACTCTGCTTCCTGACCCTGCAAGCCTAGGTCCACGCACAAAGGGTAAAACAAATATCGGCTGCGTGATACGCGGACTAAAAGATGGCAAGGAAAGACAGGTCTATATATATAATGTATGCGACCACGAAGAGTGCTTTAAAGAGACAGGTGCACAGGCGGTGAGCTACACGACAGGTGTGCCAGCGATGATAGGCTCACTGATGGTAGCTAAAGGAATTTGGAGTGGCAAAGGTGTGTTTAATATGGAGCAGTTTGACGCGAAACCATTTATGGATGAGCTAAACAAACAAGGTCTGCCATGGGAGATCATCGAGATGAACCCAGGCGAGAGATACGAGGTAAAGTAAATTTAAGGCGGATTTCCGCCTTTTTTGTTTTAAATTTTTTGCATTAAATACTCAAGTAAGCCTTCGCACGAACGGCTTATATCTTCATAGCATTTTTTAAAATCACGCGTGTAATACGGATCATCGATGATCAAATTCTTATGATCGGAAGTGTTTCTGCTTAAATTTTCTGGTGCAAATTCAAGCAGAAATTTTACCTTTTGACTAACATCGTCATGAGTACCAAAAACTCTTTTTAAAGAGTGCATATTTTCATCATCCATACAAAGGATCAGATCGTGGTTTGCAAAGTCGCAATGCTTTATCTGTGTTGCCTTATGATCTATAAGGGGAATAGAGTTTTCACGTAAAATTCTAACAGTTTCATAGTATGGAGGCGAGCCGATCTCATCGGTATGCGTAGCTTTTGAGTCCACATAGATTTTATCATCAAGCCCATTTTGGCTGATTAAATTTTGCATAAATATCTGCGCCATTGGCGAACGGCAAATATTTCCATGGCAAACAAATAAAATTTTTATCATTTTTACTTCTTACTCGGTTTAAATTTAGTCCGTTTTAGGCTTGTTTTGAGTTGAAATTTTCAAGCTTCTCTTTGATAATGCTTCTTATCTCATAGATCGATTTTTCATATATATTTGGCAAACTCGCATCACTCTCACCCGCATGATACATAAGTCCACGGATAAGCTCAAGGTCAAATTTGGCTCGACCAAAACTTACGACTAAAATTTCAACCCCACTCTTCTTTTCTACGATCTTCGTGTAAACACCTTTTATATCGGCAAAGTAAAATTTAGCCTGCCTGCCTGCCTTTTTTATAACAAACCCGTCATCTTCTATCAAGATAAAACTCTCTTGAAATATCTTTTTCAAGCAAAACACAGCGCAAATCGCACTCACAACCATAGTAAATATCGCTGAAGCCCTGTAGTCGTAGTAATAATAAAGCACTCCGCCGATACAAAAAAGTATAAGAGAAGATAAAAGGTTGAGCTTAGCACCCTTTTTGTTTTCTAAAATTTTCATAAATGTTCCTTTTGGTGATTTAAAGGGGTGATTATATCAAAAAATATATGACGTTTAAATTTGATGTTTTATAAGCTAGGAGAAATTTGATCCCAAGGGTGGACCGCTCCACTCTTGGGACTACATTTTAGGCTTTGTTGCGTGGGATTTTAAGAAATGCTACCAAACAAGCAAACGAAACAACCACACCAATAGCAGTTGATACATTTATCTCAAGCCCAAAACCTATCTTTGCATTTGCAAGATAAGTGGCAACTACAGCAGTCATAAACACAGCAGGTATCGTAGTGATCCAGTGAAATTTATTGGTTTTATAAAGATAAGCCGAAGCTGCCCATAGCATTATGGCAGCGGTTGTTTGATTTGCCCAACCAAAATATCTCCAAATGATATTAAAATCCTGAGTAGATACAAAGATACCAAGGGCAAATAACGGCACGGCTATCATAAGCCTTTTAATTATCTCTTTTTGAGATAGCTTAAAAAAGTCTGCGATGATAAGACGAGCCGAGCGAAATGCCGTATCTCCAGAAGTTATAGGAAGTATAACGACACCCAAAACAGCTATGATACCGCCTACGCTACCAAGAAGTGCGATAGATATCTCATGAACAACACCGGACGGAGATCCTGCTGCAATAGCAGCACCTAAAAGCTCAGGACTTTCATAAAAGCTAAGTCCTAATGTGCACCAGATAAGACCGATAATACCTTCAAGTATCATCGCCCCATAAAATATCATGCGACCTGACTTCTCGTCTTGTATACATCTTGCCATAAGAGGTGATTGAGTCGCGTGAAAGCCAGAGATCGCGCCACAAGAGATAGTAACAAACAGTAAAGGCCAGATAGGCAGCCCTTTTGGATCGTAGTTAGTAAAAAGGTCAAGACCGACTGAGTAAAATTCCTTACCGCTAACTATAAGACCTATCGTAAGTCCAGCTGACATAAACAGTAGCAATGCCCCAAAAAATGGGTAAAATCTACCTATGATCTTATCAATAGAAACAAGCGTAGCAAGGATGTAGTAAGCAAATATGATAAATACCCACAAACTAACATCAAGTGAAGTAAGACCGGATAAAAGCTTAGCCGGACCAAGAACAAAAACCACTCCGACAAGAAGCAAAAGCACAAGTGCAAAGATATTCATAAAGTGTTTAGCCCATGTGCCAAGCCACTCGCCAACTACCGTAGGCACAGACGCGCCGTTGGCTCTAACGCTTAACATACCGGAAAAATAATCATGCACCGCACCAGCAAATATACAACCAAAAACTATCCAAAGCATAGCAACCGGTCCATAAAGCGCGCCCATGATCGGACCAAATATCGGACCAAGTCCTGCGATATTTAAAAGCTGTATCAAAAACACTTTTGGATTTGACATCTTGACATAATCCACACCGTCAGCCATCTGCATGGCGGGTGTTTTACGATCAGGGTTTATGACAAAGATCTTCTCAACTATCTTACCGTAAGTAAAATAGGCTAGTATAAGTAGCCCAACGCAAAAGAAAAACCAAATCATCGCTCATCCTTTGTTTTTAATTTTTATTAATTCTACTAAAATTTTATTTGGTTTTGGTAACAAAAACACTATTTTGTAAAATTTTCATACTCTTATCGGAAAAATTTGCACATTTCCATCTTGATCACACCTATAAATTTAAAAATACGCTCTTGTAAAATTTTGCAGATATGCTAAAATAGCATAATCTTAAAAATAAGGAGTTAAGATGAAAAAACTGTTATTGTTAAGTCTGCTTTTGGTTTCAAATTTCTACGCTGCAGAGTGTAGTAAAATTTACGGCAACGGCGCTACCGAGCTTAAACTAGCCACAGGAAGCCCTGGCGAACTTGGACTTTTAGAGGCTCTTGCAAACAGCTTTAACGCCAAAAATGATACAAAAATTTGCTGGATAAAAGCTGGTAGCGGTAAAGGGCTAAAGCTACTTGAAGACGGGAAAGTCGATATATCCATGACGCACTCTCCAAAAGAAGAAAAGGAGCTTGTTGCAAAAGGTGCGGCTAAAAATCGAACGTTAATTGGGTCTAATGAATTTTACATCATAGGTCCAAAAGATGATCCCGCACAGATAAAAACCGCCAAAACCGCAGCCCAAGCATATACTAATATCGCAAACAAAAAGGCGCTATTTTATACAAGAGATGACAAAAGTGGCACTCACGTAAAAGAACTTAGCATATGGAAGCTTGCAAATATCACTCCTAGCGGCAAATGGTATAAGCCAAATCGTGATTTCATGCTAGCTACCTTACGCAAAGCCGATGAAACAAGAGGCTATTTTATGAGTGACTCAAGCACATATAAAAGTATCCAAAACGAGCTAAAAAACAGCGAAGTG
This is a stretch of genomic DNA from Campylobacter sp. RM6914. It encodes these proteins:
- a CDS encoding substrate-binding domain-containing protein, which produces MKKLLLLSLLLVSNFYAAECSKIYGNGATELKLATGSPGELGLLEALANSFNAKNDTKICWIKAGSGKGLKLLEDGKVDISMTHSPKEEKELVAKGAAKNRTLIGSNEFYIIGPKDDPAQIKTAKTAAQAYTNIANKKALFYTRDDKSGTHVKELSIWKLANITPSGKWYKPNRDFMLATLRKADETRGYFMSDSSTYKSIQNELKNSEVLFAGDKVLVNVYVAMSAKNAPKEADKFIEFLKSDEAQEIFQNYGKKEFGVALYEDASYAQKYFIP
- a CDS encoding MoaD/ThiS family protein; the encoded protein is MVEIEFLGPIKFQNIKMQASNLGEVKEKLSEYNELELNEWLKICAVAVNDDVVTSLDTPLKDGDKISILPPICGG
- a CDS encoding MARVEL/CASP family protein; protein product: MKILENKKGAKLNLLSSLILFCIGGVLYYYYDYRASAIFTMVVSAICAVFCLKKIFQESFILIEDDGFVIKKAGRQAKFYFADIKGVYTKIVEKKSGVEILVVSFGRAKFDLELIRGLMYHAGESDASLPNIYEKSIYEIRSIIKEKLENFNSKQA
- the yedE gene encoding YedE family putative selenium transporter — its product is MNNFKWYIVAGAALGALGSLLVYLGNPGNMGVCAACFLRDTTGALGFHNVATLQYLRPEIIGLIFGGFLASVFWTKEFTPTTGSSPFTRFFLGVFAMIGCLVFLGCPWRAFLRLGGGDMSAIAGFLGIAVGVSAGIFFKKRGYALNKGVKIQAAIGILPVIMAVILLLALIFGLKVGNGAIFTSEKGPGAMHASILVSLVASVIIGIFMQKSKFCSVGAFSKAFRGDFSMFSGIISIIIFATIANIIFGQYKFGFEGQPIAHNQYIWNFLGMMLAGLCFSLSEGCPGKHLVQMGTGNLSSVIFVIGMMAGAAFAHNFILASSPKGITDAAPYALLIGFAFAVYVGVFNKKVTA
- a CDS encoding carbon starvation CstA family protein → MIWFFFCVGLLILAYFTYGKIVEKIFVINPDRKTPAMQMADGVDYVKMSNPKVFLIQLLNIAGLGPIFGPIMGALYGPVAMLWIVFGCIFAGAVHDYFSGMLSVRANGASVPTVVGEWLGTWAKHFMNIFALVLLLLVGVVFVLGPAKLLSGLTSLDVSLWVFIIFAYYILATLVSIDKIIGRFYPFFGALLLFMSAGLTIGLIVSGKEFYSVGLDLFTNYDPKGLPIWPLLFVTISCGAISGFHATQSPLMARCIQDEKSGRMIFYGAMILEGIIGLIWCTLGLSFYESPELLGAAIAAGSPSGVVHEISIALLGSVGGIIAVLGVVILPITSGDTAFRSARLIIADFFKLSQKEIIKRLMIAVPLFALGIFVSTQDFNIIWRYFGWANQTTAAIMLWAASAYLYKTNKFHWITTIPAVFMTAVVATYLANAKIGFGLEINVSTAIGVVVSFACLVAFLKIPRNKA
- a CDS encoding molybdopterin synthase catalytic subunit, encoding MELYDGSLDVCKITNRWYNDVKDKNCGALITFTGIVREEGGISALSFDVYEPILKKWFNAWEQRAAEQGAFVLFAHSKGDVAVHTSSYIAGVVSPQRKVALRLINEFVEDFKANAPIWKYDVIDGERIYAKDRSQAINGAGLLA
- a CDS encoding low molecular weight protein-tyrosine-phosphatase, with protein sequence MIKILFVCHGNICRSPMAQIFMQNLISQNGLDDKIYVDSKATHTDEIGSPPYYETVRILRENSIPLIDHKATQIKHCDFANHDLILCMDDENMHSLKRVFGTHDDVSQKVKFLLEFAPENLSRNTSDHKNLIIDDPYYTRDFKKCYEDISRSCEGLLEYLMQKI
- a CDS encoding saccharopine dehydrogenase family protein is translated as MKHILIIGAGGVSQVATVKCAMNSDVFSKITLASRTKSKCDNIAKFIKERLGVTIDTASIDADDTDAVVELIKKTGADLLLNVALPYQDLTLMEACMKAGIPYIDTANYEHPDTAKFEYKLQWAKDENFKKANTMALLGSGFDPGVTNVFCAYAQQNLFDEIHEIDILDCNAGDHGHAFATNFNPEINLREVSSKGRYWENGKWIETEPMEIGFKWDYPKVGVKDSYLLYHEELESLVQNIKGLKRIRFFMTFGQSYLTHMKCLENVGMLRIDEVEHNGVKIVPIQFLKTLLPDPASLGPRTKGKTNIGCVIRGLKDGKERQVYIYNVCDHEECFKETGAQAVSYTTGVPAMIGSLMVAKGIWSGKGVFNMEQFDAKPFMDELNKQGLPWEIIEMNPGERYEVK